A window of the Vanessa tameamea isolate UH-Manoa-2023 chromosome 22, ilVanTame1 primary haplotype, whole genome shotgun sequence genome harbors these coding sequences:
- the LOC113402311 gene encoding ubinuclein-1 isoform X2, with amino-acid sequence MSDPKRATLITVGAPKSAKNNVNKSMRLFINLDESNESKYPELNYKELLLAAVNRERQLDNRLSLFSNLPLNKTTGLDPHSDNDDDVERVARKFEQKYGGKSTYGRKGRSKYDEYADIGAGYDENDSFIDNTDGYDEMIPPGSDTLYGGFYINCGSLEFKAVPENQSGATERDSNRRNKRAHISSSSSEADSESLSDSDSQEPKDPKAIANGAVDSHETEHRKKKNKKIDKKKAKKKRRTDSSAATSCKHTSDDNAQGDAESADSRTSQSDSLTSKPAPSSENAITSDSSRDAEANMKLPEAVTKLLEELEAFSQQSRDKPKDDNKTDQFINMLERALRASGASGGAAAHARARAARALRLPRAALQPAAVPTTTTSEIAQSNTANTTTTITTTTTTTSSTTNNTTTTTTTNVTTTTSITNNKRKAEELLDNIDINKLTPEEREAKIVETLQRLKVLIEERKPGMMASYNAECTRVQEEKKKQAAPSADRRLPKRRFPWCARARALLARAAALAGAPDAGAALLCARALPLFPAGFVRVPTLLRQANLSKDVKASDLKRQRVVPPAQSVITSAQFTEPIQFPSSLTVTTSVKFNEKPEEEKDSKYKVNPAAVFGSIMNSYTLNKDLVIEMPEDRKKELDRSKEDPYIPNNIGSITITPVVSNQKDKKVNSTVNDKAKESLIRVKSPAVLNEMIHKKDKEKHKKPEKPAPPAREKSVQSPLHIDTNYQTKKSSPSPKTKDEITQKQIESMRIAENNIPRPGLVSVNHSPTFAKPDKRPPEVKKKKDIVIISDMDPLADVPQEPLAVDDSSSDVEVIEDKSDKIELKASENKSVTVPLKDKVSENHRKVNSLKQKSEKSVNSFRECRKEQLDEATKEDFDAVMRNLREMEHSQEPTKLNCNSYGGVITSAKREMSSKQKLSRPALFGDTRSDRDKFAE; translated from the exons ATGTCGGACCCTAAACGTGCTACTCTTATAACAGTGGGTGCTCCAAAAAGTGCAAAGAATAATGTGAACAAATCaatgagattatttataaatttagacgAAAGCAACGAAAGTAAATATCCAGAGCTGAATTACAAGGAGCTACTCTTAGCAGCAGTG aatagagAGAGACAACTAGATAATCGTCTTTCTTTATTCAGTAACTTGCCACTTAACAAGACAACAGGGCTGGACCCGCATTcagataatgatgatgatgtcgagAGAGTTGCAAGGAAATTTGAACAGAAATAT GGAGGGAAAAGCACCTATGGGAGGAAGGGTCGATCTAAATATGATGAATACGCAGATATTGGCGCTGGTTATGATGAAAATGATTCTTTTATTGATAACACTGATGGT TACGACGAGATGATCCCGCCGGGGAGCGACACCTTGTACGGCGGTTTCTACATCAACTGTGGCTCGCTAGAATTCAAGGCTGTGCCAGAAAACCAATCAGGTGCTACGGAAAGAGATTCCAACAGAcgaaataag AGGGCACATATATCCTCAAGCAGTAGTGAAGCGGATTCAGAGAGTTTGTCAGATTCAGACAGTCAGGAACCAAAGGATCCGAAGGCCATCGCTAACGGAGCTGTAGACTCACATGAGACTGAACATCGAAagaag aaaaacaaaaagatTGATAAGAAGAAAGCCAAAAAGAAACGCAGAACTGATTCTTCAGCAGCTACTTCCTGTAAACATACTTCAGATG ATAATGCTCAAGGTGATGCGGAGAGTGCTGACTCGCGGACCTCCCAGTCAGACTCCTTGACTTCCAAGCCAGCGCCGAGCTCTGAGAATGCTATCACATCCGACAGTTCAAG AGACGCAGAAGCAAATATGAAACTGCCAGAAGCTGTGACTAAGCTCCTAGAAGAGTTGGAAGCATTTAGTCAGCAATCAAGAGACAAACCCAAGGACGACAACAAGACTGATCAGTTTATTAATAT GCTGGAGCGCGCGCTGCGGGCGAGCGGCGcgtcgggcggcgcggcggcgcacGCGCGGgcccgcgccgcgcgcgcccTGCGCCTGCCCCGCGCCGCGCTGCAGCCCGCGG CCGTACCAACAACAACTACCTCCGAAATTGCTCAATCCAATACTGCCAATACAACCACTACTATCACGACTACTACTACAACCACAAGCTCTACAACTAATAATACAACTACAACGACTACTACTAATGTTACTACTACAACTAGTATAACGAACAATAAGCGGAAAGCGGAAGAATTGTTGGAtaacatagatataaataaattaacaccaGAAGAGAGAGAAGCAAAGATTGTGGAGACTTTACAaag ACTAAAGGTGCTGATAGAGGAGCGCAAGCCGGGCATGATGGCGTCGTACAACGCGGAGTGCACGCGCGTGCAGGAGGAGAAGAAGAAGCAGGCGGCGCCCAGCGCGGACCGGCGGCTGCCCAAGCGGCGCTTCCCGTGGTGCGCGCGCGCGCGGGCGCTGCTGGCGCGCGCCGCGGCGCTGGCGGGCGCGCCCGACGCCGGCGCCGCGCTGCTGTGCGCGCGCGCGCTGCCGCTCTTCCCCGCCGGCTTCGTGCGCGTGCCCACGCTGCTGCGCCAGGCCAA CTTGAGCAAGGATGTGAAGGCGTCGGATCTGAAGCGGCAGAGGGTCGTGCCGCCCGCCCAGTCCGTCATAACGAGCGCTCAGTTCACGGAACCGATTCAGTTTCCCAGCTCCCTGACGGTTACGACGTCGGTGAAATTCAATGAAAAACCTGAGGAGGAGAAGGATTCCAAGTACAAAGTGAACCCTGCGGCCGTCTTTGGATCGATAATGAATTCCTACACGCTCAATAAGGACCTGGTGATAGAAATGCCTGAAGATCGAAAGAAGGAATTGGATAGAAGTAAAGAAGACCCATACATTCCAAATAACATTGGCAGTATAACGATAACTCCTGTTGTGAGCAATCAAAAAGACAAAAAAGTCAACAGTACTGTGAATGATAAAGCAAAGGAATCCCTCATACGAGTTAAGTCACCGGCAGTTCTCAATGAAATGATACATAAAAAAGATAAGGAGAAACATAAAAAGCCAGAGAAACCAGCTCCACCTGCCCGTGAGAAGAGTGTTCAATCTCCCCTCCACATAGATACAAACTATCAAACCAAAAAGAGTTCACCCAGCCCAAAAACTAAAGATGAAATAACTCAGAAGCAAATTGAAAGTATGAGGATAGCAGAAAATAATATACCGAGACCTGGGTTAGTTTCAGTCAACCATTCACCGACATTCGCTAAGCCAGACAAGAGGCCACCTGAAGTAAAAAAGAAGAAGGACATTGTAATTATTTCCGATATGGATCCTTTAGCCGATGTTCCCCAAGAGCCGCTGGCTGTCGATGACAGTAGCAGTGATGTTGAAGTGATTGAAGATAAATCGGACAAGATTGAACTAAAAGCTAGTGAGAATAAGAGTGTTACAGTGCCTTTGAAGGACAAAGTGAGTGAAAATCATCGGAAAGTGAATAGTTTGAAACAGAAAAGTGAAAAAAGTGTTAATTCTTTTAGGGAGTGTAGGAAGGAGCAATTAGATGAAGCGACTAAGGAAGATTTTGATGCAGTTATGAGGAATCTCAGAGAGATGGAG CATTCACAAGAACCAACGAAGTTGAACTGCAATTCATATGGAGGTGTTATAACTAGTG CTAAGCGCGAGATGTCTTCCAAACAAAAGTTGAGCCGGCCCGCCTTATTCGGCGACACGCGTAGCGATAGAGACAAGTT CGCAGAATGA
- the LOC113402311 gene encoding ubinuclein-1 isoform X3, producing the protein MSDPKRATLITVGAPKSAKNNVNKSMRLFINLDESNESKYPELNYKELLLAAVNRERQLDNRLSLFSNLPLNKTTGLDPHSDNDDDVERVARKFEQKYGGKSTYGRKGRSKYDEYADIGAGYDENDSFIDNTDGYDEMIPPGSDTLYGGFYINCGSLEFKAVPENQSGATERDSNRRNKRAHISSSSSEADSESLSDSDSQEPKDPKAIANGAVDSHETEHRKKKNKKIDKKKAKKKRRTDSSAATSCKHTSDDNAQGDAESADSRTSQSDSLTSKPAPSSENAITSDSSRDAEANMKLPEAVTKLLEELEAFSQQSRDKPKDDNKTDQFINMLERALRASGASGGAAAHARARAARALRLPRAALQPAAVPTTTTSEIAQSNTANTTTTITTTTTTTSSTTNNTTTTTTTNVTTTTSITNNKRKAEELLDNIDINKLTPEEREAKIVETLQRLKVLIEERKPGMMASYNAECTRVQEEKKKQAAPSADRRLPKRRFPWCARARALLARAAALAGAPDAGAALLCARALPLFPAGFVRVPTLLRQANLSKDVKASDLKRQRVVPPAQSVITSAQFTEPIQFPSSLTVTTSVKFNEKPEEEKDSKYKVNPAAVFGSIMNSYTLNKDLVIEMPEDRKKELDRSKEDPYIPNNIGSITITPVVSNQKDKKVNSTVNDKAKESLIRVKSPAVLNEMIHKKDKEKHKKPEKPAPPAREKSVQSPLHIDTNYQTKKSSPSPKTKDEITQKQIESMRIAENNIPRPGLVSVNHSPTFAKPDKRPPEVKKKKDIVIISDMDPLADVPQEPLAVDDSSSDVEVIEDKSDKIELKASENKSVTVPLKDKVSENHRKVNSLKQKSEKSVNSFRECRKEQLDEATKEDFDAVMRNLREMEHSQEPTKLNCNSYGGVITSAQNELL; encoded by the exons ATGTCGGACCCTAAACGTGCTACTCTTATAACAGTGGGTGCTCCAAAAAGTGCAAAGAATAATGTGAACAAATCaatgagattatttataaatttagacgAAAGCAACGAAAGTAAATATCCAGAGCTGAATTACAAGGAGCTACTCTTAGCAGCAGTG aatagagAGAGACAACTAGATAATCGTCTTTCTTTATTCAGTAACTTGCCACTTAACAAGACAACAGGGCTGGACCCGCATTcagataatgatgatgatgtcgagAGAGTTGCAAGGAAATTTGAACAGAAATAT GGAGGGAAAAGCACCTATGGGAGGAAGGGTCGATCTAAATATGATGAATACGCAGATATTGGCGCTGGTTATGATGAAAATGATTCTTTTATTGATAACACTGATGGT TACGACGAGATGATCCCGCCGGGGAGCGACACCTTGTACGGCGGTTTCTACATCAACTGTGGCTCGCTAGAATTCAAGGCTGTGCCAGAAAACCAATCAGGTGCTACGGAAAGAGATTCCAACAGAcgaaataag AGGGCACATATATCCTCAAGCAGTAGTGAAGCGGATTCAGAGAGTTTGTCAGATTCAGACAGTCAGGAACCAAAGGATCCGAAGGCCATCGCTAACGGAGCTGTAGACTCACATGAGACTGAACATCGAAagaag aaaaacaaaaagatTGATAAGAAGAAAGCCAAAAAGAAACGCAGAACTGATTCTTCAGCAGCTACTTCCTGTAAACATACTTCAGATG ATAATGCTCAAGGTGATGCGGAGAGTGCTGACTCGCGGACCTCCCAGTCAGACTCCTTGACTTCCAAGCCAGCGCCGAGCTCTGAGAATGCTATCACATCCGACAGTTCAAG AGACGCAGAAGCAAATATGAAACTGCCAGAAGCTGTGACTAAGCTCCTAGAAGAGTTGGAAGCATTTAGTCAGCAATCAAGAGACAAACCCAAGGACGACAACAAGACTGATCAGTTTATTAATAT GCTGGAGCGCGCGCTGCGGGCGAGCGGCGcgtcgggcggcgcggcggcgcacGCGCGGgcccgcgccgcgcgcgcccTGCGCCTGCCCCGCGCCGCGCTGCAGCCCGCGG CCGTACCAACAACAACTACCTCCGAAATTGCTCAATCCAATACTGCCAATACAACCACTACTATCACGACTACTACTACAACCACAAGCTCTACAACTAATAATACAACTACAACGACTACTACTAATGTTACTACTACAACTAGTATAACGAACAATAAGCGGAAAGCGGAAGAATTGTTGGAtaacatagatataaataaattaacaccaGAAGAGAGAGAAGCAAAGATTGTGGAGACTTTACAaag ACTAAAGGTGCTGATAGAGGAGCGCAAGCCGGGCATGATGGCGTCGTACAACGCGGAGTGCACGCGCGTGCAGGAGGAGAAGAAGAAGCAGGCGGCGCCCAGCGCGGACCGGCGGCTGCCCAAGCGGCGCTTCCCGTGGTGCGCGCGCGCGCGGGCGCTGCTGGCGCGCGCCGCGGCGCTGGCGGGCGCGCCCGACGCCGGCGCCGCGCTGCTGTGCGCGCGCGCGCTGCCGCTCTTCCCCGCCGGCTTCGTGCGCGTGCCCACGCTGCTGCGCCAGGCCAA CTTGAGCAAGGATGTGAAGGCGTCGGATCTGAAGCGGCAGAGGGTCGTGCCGCCCGCCCAGTCCGTCATAACGAGCGCTCAGTTCACGGAACCGATTCAGTTTCCCAGCTCCCTGACGGTTACGACGTCGGTGAAATTCAATGAAAAACCTGAGGAGGAGAAGGATTCCAAGTACAAAGTGAACCCTGCGGCCGTCTTTGGATCGATAATGAATTCCTACACGCTCAATAAGGACCTGGTGATAGAAATGCCTGAAGATCGAAAGAAGGAATTGGATAGAAGTAAAGAAGACCCATACATTCCAAATAACATTGGCAGTATAACGATAACTCCTGTTGTGAGCAATCAAAAAGACAAAAAAGTCAACAGTACTGTGAATGATAAAGCAAAGGAATCCCTCATACGAGTTAAGTCACCGGCAGTTCTCAATGAAATGATACATAAAAAAGATAAGGAGAAACATAAAAAGCCAGAGAAACCAGCTCCACCTGCCCGTGAGAAGAGTGTTCAATCTCCCCTCCACATAGATACAAACTATCAAACCAAAAAGAGTTCACCCAGCCCAAAAACTAAAGATGAAATAACTCAGAAGCAAATTGAAAGTATGAGGATAGCAGAAAATAATATACCGAGACCTGGGTTAGTTTCAGTCAACCATTCACCGACATTCGCTAAGCCAGACAAGAGGCCACCTGAAGTAAAAAAGAAGAAGGACATTGTAATTATTTCCGATATGGATCCTTTAGCCGATGTTCCCCAAGAGCCGCTGGCTGTCGATGACAGTAGCAGTGATGTTGAAGTGATTGAAGATAAATCGGACAAGATTGAACTAAAAGCTAGTGAGAATAAGAGTGTTACAGTGCCTTTGAAGGACAAAGTGAGTGAAAATCATCGGAAAGTGAATAGTTTGAAACAGAAAAGTGAAAAAAGTGTTAATTCTTTTAGGGAGTGTAGGAAGGAGCAATTAGATGAAGCGACTAAGGAAGATTTTGATGCAGTTATGAGGAATCTCAGAGAGATGGAG CATTCACAAGAACCAACGAAGTTGAACTGCAATTCATATGGAGGTGTTATAACTAGTG CGCAGAATGAACTTCTTTGA
- the LOC113402311 gene encoding ubinuclein-1 isoform X1 encodes MSDPKRATLITVGAPKSAKNNVNKSMRLFINLDESNESKYPELNYKELLLAAVNRERQLDNRLSLFSNLPLNKTTGLDPHSDNDDDVERVARKFEQKYGGKSTYGRKGRSKYDEYADIGAGYDENDSFIDNTDGYDEMIPPGSDTLYGGFYINCGSLEFKAVPENQSGATERDSNRRNKRAHISSSSSEADSESLSDSDSQEPKDPKAIANGAVDSHETEHRKKKNKKIDKKKAKKKRRTDSSAATSCKHTSDDNAQGDAESADSRTSQSDSLTSKPAPSSENAITSDSSRDAEANMKLPEAVTKLLEELEAFSQQSRDKPKDDNKTDQFINMLERALRASGASGGAAAHARARAARALRLPRAALQPAAVPTTTTSEIAQSNTANTTTTITTTTTTTSSTTNNTTTTTTTNVTTTTSITNNKRKAEELLDNIDINKLTPEEREAKIVETLQRLKVLIEERKPGMMASYNAECTRVQEEKKKQAAPSADRRLPKRRFPWCARARALLARAAALAGAPDAGAALLCARALPLFPAGFVRVPTLLRQANLSKDVKASDLKRQRVVPPAQSVITSAQFTEPIQFPSSLTVTTSVKFNEKPEEEKDSKYKVNPAAVFGSIMNSYTLNKDLVIEMPEDRKKELDRSKEDPYIPNNIGSITITPVVSNQKDKKVNSTVNDKAKESLIRVKSPAVLNEMIHKKDKEKHKKPEKPAPPAREKSVQSPLHIDTNYQTKKSSPSPKTKDEITQKQIESMRIAENNIPRPGLVSVNHSPTFAKPDKRPPEVKKKKDIVIISDMDPLADVPQEPLAVDDSSSDVEVIEDKSDKIELKASENKSVTVPLKDKVSENHRKVNSLKQKSEKSVNSFRECRKEQLDEATKEDFDAVMRNLREMEHSQEPTKLNCNSYGGVITSAKREMSSKQKLSRPALFGDTRSDRDKLMNFFEQNGWMQPKADV; translated from the exons ATGTCGGACCCTAAACGTGCTACTCTTATAACAGTGGGTGCTCCAAAAAGTGCAAAGAATAATGTGAACAAATCaatgagattatttataaatttagacgAAAGCAACGAAAGTAAATATCCAGAGCTGAATTACAAGGAGCTACTCTTAGCAGCAGTG aatagagAGAGACAACTAGATAATCGTCTTTCTTTATTCAGTAACTTGCCACTTAACAAGACAACAGGGCTGGACCCGCATTcagataatgatgatgatgtcgagAGAGTTGCAAGGAAATTTGAACAGAAATAT GGAGGGAAAAGCACCTATGGGAGGAAGGGTCGATCTAAATATGATGAATACGCAGATATTGGCGCTGGTTATGATGAAAATGATTCTTTTATTGATAACACTGATGGT TACGACGAGATGATCCCGCCGGGGAGCGACACCTTGTACGGCGGTTTCTACATCAACTGTGGCTCGCTAGAATTCAAGGCTGTGCCAGAAAACCAATCAGGTGCTACGGAAAGAGATTCCAACAGAcgaaataag AGGGCACATATATCCTCAAGCAGTAGTGAAGCGGATTCAGAGAGTTTGTCAGATTCAGACAGTCAGGAACCAAAGGATCCGAAGGCCATCGCTAACGGAGCTGTAGACTCACATGAGACTGAACATCGAAagaag aaaaacaaaaagatTGATAAGAAGAAAGCCAAAAAGAAACGCAGAACTGATTCTTCAGCAGCTACTTCCTGTAAACATACTTCAGATG ATAATGCTCAAGGTGATGCGGAGAGTGCTGACTCGCGGACCTCCCAGTCAGACTCCTTGACTTCCAAGCCAGCGCCGAGCTCTGAGAATGCTATCACATCCGACAGTTCAAG AGACGCAGAAGCAAATATGAAACTGCCAGAAGCTGTGACTAAGCTCCTAGAAGAGTTGGAAGCATTTAGTCAGCAATCAAGAGACAAACCCAAGGACGACAACAAGACTGATCAGTTTATTAATAT GCTGGAGCGCGCGCTGCGGGCGAGCGGCGcgtcgggcggcgcggcggcgcacGCGCGGgcccgcgccgcgcgcgcccTGCGCCTGCCCCGCGCCGCGCTGCAGCCCGCGG CCGTACCAACAACAACTACCTCCGAAATTGCTCAATCCAATACTGCCAATACAACCACTACTATCACGACTACTACTACAACCACAAGCTCTACAACTAATAATACAACTACAACGACTACTACTAATGTTACTACTACAACTAGTATAACGAACAATAAGCGGAAAGCGGAAGAATTGTTGGAtaacatagatataaataaattaacaccaGAAGAGAGAGAAGCAAAGATTGTGGAGACTTTACAaag ACTAAAGGTGCTGATAGAGGAGCGCAAGCCGGGCATGATGGCGTCGTACAACGCGGAGTGCACGCGCGTGCAGGAGGAGAAGAAGAAGCAGGCGGCGCCCAGCGCGGACCGGCGGCTGCCCAAGCGGCGCTTCCCGTGGTGCGCGCGCGCGCGGGCGCTGCTGGCGCGCGCCGCGGCGCTGGCGGGCGCGCCCGACGCCGGCGCCGCGCTGCTGTGCGCGCGCGCGCTGCCGCTCTTCCCCGCCGGCTTCGTGCGCGTGCCCACGCTGCTGCGCCAGGCCAA CTTGAGCAAGGATGTGAAGGCGTCGGATCTGAAGCGGCAGAGGGTCGTGCCGCCCGCCCAGTCCGTCATAACGAGCGCTCAGTTCACGGAACCGATTCAGTTTCCCAGCTCCCTGACGGTTACGACGTCGGTGAAATTCAATGAAAAACCTGAGGAGGAGAAGGATTCCAAGTACAAAGTGAACCCTGCGGCCGTCTTTGGATCGATAATGAATTCCTACACGCTCAATAAGGACCTGGTGATAGAAATGCCTGAAGATCGAAAGAAGGAATTGGATAGAAGTAAAGAAGACCCATACATTCCAAATAACATTGGCAGTATAACGATAACTCCTGTTGTGAGCAATCAAAAAGACAAAAAAGTCAACAGTACTGTGAATGATAAAGCAAAGGAATCCCTCATACGAGTTAAGTCACCGGCAGTTCTCAATGAAATGATACATAAAAAAGATAAGGAGAAACATAAAAAGCCAGAGAAACCAGCTCCACCTGCCCGTGAGAAGAGTGTTCAATCTCCCCTCCACATAGATACAAACTATCAAACCAAAAAGAGTTCACCCAGCCCAAAAACTAAAGATGAAATAACTCAGAAGCAAATTGAAAGTATGAGGATAGCAGAAAATAATATACCGAGACCTGGGTTAGTTTCAGTCAACCATTCACCGACATTCGCTAAGCCAGACAAGAGGCCACCTGAAGTAAAAAAGAAGAAGGACATTGTAATTATTTCCGATATGGATCCTTTAGCCGATGTTCCCCAAGAGCCGCTGGCTGTCGATGACAGTAGCAGTGATGTTGAAGTGATTGAAGATAAATCGGACAAGATTGAACTAAAAGCTAGTGAGAATAAGAGTGTTACAGTGCCTTTGAAGGACAAAGTGAGTGAAAATCATCGGAAAGTGAATAGTTTGAAACAGAAAAGTGAAAAAAGTGTTAATTCTTTTAGGGAGTGTAGGAAGGAGCAATTAGATGAAGCGACTAAGGAAGATTTTGATGCAGTTATGAGGAATCTCAGAGAGATGGAG CATTCACAAGAACCAACGAAGTTGAACTGCAATTCATATGGAGGTGTTATAACTAGTG CTAAGCGCGAGATGTCTTCCAAACAAAAGTTGAGCCGGCCCGCCTTATTCGGCGACACGCGTAGCGATAGAGACAAGTT AATGAACTTCTTTGAACAAAACGGATGGATGCAGCCAAAG gcTGACGTTTAA